The following coding sequences are from one Canis lupus baileyi chromosome 19, mCanLup2.hap1, whole genome shotgun sequence window:
- the VHL gene encoding von Hippel-Lindau disease tumor suppressor, whose amino-acid sequence MPRKAGSVEEAEAGAEEVGAEEVGPEESGGEESGAEESGPEESDPEEPGAAAEMEAGQPRPVLRSVNSCEPSQVIFCNRSPRVVLPVWLNFDGEPQPYPTLPPGTGRRIHSYRGHLWLFRDAGTYDGLLVNQTELFVPSLNVDGQPIFANITLPVYTLKERCLQVVRSLVKPENYRRLDIVRSLYEDLEDHPNVRKDLERLTQEHIENQRMEGETEDFN is encoded by the exons ATGCCCCGGAAGGCAGGGAGCGTGGAGGAGGCCGAGGCGGGCGCCGAGGAGGTGGGCGCCGAGGAGGTGGGCCCTGAAGAGTCCGGCGGGGAGGAGTCTGGCGCGGAGGAGTCCGGCCCGGAAGAGTCTGACCCGGAGGAGCCGGGCGCTGCGGCGGAGATGGAGGCCGGGCAGCCGCGGCCGGTGCTGCGCTCGGTGAACTCGTGCGAGCCGTCCCAGGTCATCTTCTGCAACCGCAGCCCGCGCGTCGTGCTGCCGGTGTGGCTCAACTTCGACGGCGAGCCGCAGCCCTACCCGACGCTGCCGCCGGGCACGGGCCGCCGCATCCACAGCTACCGAG GTCACCTTTGGCTCTTTCGAGATGCCGGGACATATGATGGGCTTCTGGTTAACCAAACTGAACTATTTGTGCCATCTCTCAATGTTGATGGACAGCCAATTTTTGCCAACATCACACTGCCAG TGTATACTCTGAAAGAGCGGTGCCTCCAGGTTGTCCGAAGCCTAGTCAAGCCTGAGAATTATAGGAGACTGGACATCGTGAGATCCCTCTATGAAGATCTGGAAGACCACCCGAATGTAAGGAAAGACCTGGAGCGGCTGACACAGGAGCATATTGAAAATCAGCGAATGGAAGGGGAGACTGAggattttaattga